ACTGAACAAACGTGTGAGCACATTGAGCGGCGGTATGCGTCAGAAAGTAAGCGCGGTTCTTGCCTTCCGGTATAAACCAAGTGTTCTGATCCTGGATGAACCCACTGCCGGACTTGATCCGATCAGTGCCGGAACCCTACTGGAAGCGGTGATGGAAACCAAACGCAATGGCGCCACGGTAATGATCACCTCACACATCATGGAAGAAGTTCAGCAACTGGGCGATCGTATGGCGTACCTGCAGGATGGAAACCTCAGGGCCCTTCTGGCCCCCGAGACCGTGATGGATGTTACCGGTGAAAAATTGCTTTCCAAGGCGTTACCAAAGTACCTGGCCAAACTCCCCAAGAACAATGTGGAAAGTCTGTAAATACACATTGATCGACCTGGCGCGCAATAAGTTCGCTTTGGGGTATGCGCTATTATTGATGCTGGTAACAATGGGGCTC
This genomic window from Flavobacteriales bacterium contains:
- a CDS encoding ABC transporter ATP-binding protein; protein product: MDSVVLNNVGKRYGKLWALRNVDAAFASSEVIMVIGPNGSGKTTLIKCILGLVRATEGNIQVRGLDVNGDPIYRHSIGYMPQLSEFPRELTVEQLLNMMNDIRNAAPGSTDDRLISALGVDGLLNKRVSTLSGGMRQKVSAVLAFRYKPSVLILDEPTAGLDPISAGTLLEAVMETKRNGATVMITSHIMEEVQQLGDRMAYLQDGNLRALLAPETVMDVTGEKLLSKALPKYLAKLPKNNVESL